The Manihot esculenta cultivar AM560-2 chromosome 1, M.esculenta_v8, whole genome shotgun sequence genome has a window encoding:
- the LOC110628312 gene encoding hydroquinone glucosyltransferase, protein MDTSLHLEAPSHVVMVPTPGMGHLIPLVELAKRLVQQHDFLVTFLVPNDGSPMKPQRRLLQALPNTISSIFLPPVSFDDLPQTVKVETRVVLSLSRSLSALRGSFKALTEASRVVALVVDLFGLDAIEIAREFDVLLYVFFPTTAMALSSVFHLPKLDETYSCEYRDLPEPVKFPGCVPVHGRDLMDPVQNRKDDAYRWVIHISKLYPLAAGILVNSFIDLEAGAFKALMEDRNGTPPIYPVGPLTRTASTSEIASESESLRWLDRQPNGSVLFVSFGSGGTLSHDQFIELALGLEMSGQRFLWVVRSPHDRSANANYFDVQKVTDPLDFLPEGFLDRTKGLGLVVPHWAPQMQVLSHGSTGAFLSHCGWNSSLESIVNGVPIIAWPLYAEQKMNSVLLADDLKVALRVRVNENGLVVKEDIANYASTILKGEEGQLLRKRMKELKNTAVKVLSQDGSSTKSLAYVANSWKNQRK, encoded by the coding sequence ATGGATACTTCCCTGCACCTGGAAGCCCCATCCCACGTAGTCATGGTGCCTACTCCGGGGATGGGTCATCTAATTCCGCTCGTTGAGTTAGCCAAACGACTCGTTCAGCAACATGACTTCTTAGTCACCTTCCTTGTACCTAACGATGGTTCACCCATGAAACCCCAAAGGCGACTTCTTCAAGCCTTACCCAATACCATAtcctccatctttcttcctCCAGTTAGCTTTGATGATCTCCCTCAGACTGTTAAAGTCGAGACTCGGGTCGTACTTAGCTTGTCTCGCTCTCTCTCTGCACTCCGTGGATCTTTTAAGGCTTTAACTGAGGCATCTCGCGTTGTAGCTCTTGTTGTTGATCTTTTCGGCCTTGATGCCATTGAAATCGCGAGAGAGTTCGACGTATTGCTCTATGTTTTCTTTCCTACAACTGCTATGGCATTATCTTCAGTTTTCCATCTCCCTAAGCTTGACGAAACATACTCATGTGAGTATAGAGATTTGCCTGAACCGGTAAAATTTCCTGGGTGTGTGCCGGTTCACGGAAGAGATCTCATGGACCCGGTCCAGAACAGAAAAGATGATGCTTACAGATGGGTTATTCACATTAGCAAGCTATATCCATTGGCCGCTGGAATCCTTGTTAATAGTTTTATAGATTTGGAAGCTGGTGCTTTTAAGGCTTTAATGGAGGATAGAAACGGTACGCCTCCCATTTACCCAGTTGGGCCACTCACACGAACCGCTTCAACCAGTGAGATTGCTAGCGAGTCTGAGAGCTTGAGGTGGTTGGATAGGCAACCAAATGGGTCAGTGCTCTTCGTCTCTTTCGGAAGTGGTGGGACCCTTTCTCATGATCAGTTCATTGAATTAGCCCTGGGTTTAGAGATGAGTGGTCAGAGATTTCTATGGGTTGTTAGGAGTCCACATGATAGATCAGCAAACGCAAATTATTTCGATGTGCAAAAAGTTACTGATCCTCTTGATTTTTTACCGGAAGGATTCTTGGACAGGACCAAGGGGTTGGGTTTGGTGGTGCCCCATTGGGCTCCACAGATGCAGGTCCTCAGCCACGGCTCTACAGGAGCGTTCTTGAGCCATTGTGGGTGGAACTCTAGTTTGGAAAGTATTGTAAATGGGGTGCCCATAATTGCATGGCCACTTTATGCAGAGCAAAAGATGAATTCGGTATTGCTAGCTGATGATTTGAAGGTTGCATTGAGGGTGAGAGTGAATGAGAATGGGCTTGTGGTTAAAGAAGATATTGCCAATTATGCAAGTACTATTCTTAAAGGGGAAGAAGGACAATTACTTAGAAAGAGAATGAAAGAACTTAAAAATACTGCCGTAAAGGTTTTAAGCCAGGATGGGTCTTCTACAAAATCTCTAGCTTATGTAGCCAACTCATGGAAGAACCAAAGAAAATGA